One genomic segment of Capricornis sumatraensis isolate serow.1 chromosome 6, serow.2, whole genome shotgun sequence includes these proteins:
- the PHYHIP gene encoding phytanoyl-CoA hydroxylase-interacting protein, which produces MELLSTPHSIEVSNVTCDSFRISWAMENSDLERVTHYFIDLNKKENKNSNKFKHRDVPTKLVAKAVPLPMTVRGHWFLSPRTEYSVAVQTAVKQSDGEYLVSGWSETVEFCTGDYAKEHLAQLQEKAEQIAGRMLRFSVFYRNHHKEYFQHARTHCGNMLQPYLKDNSGSHGSPTSGMLHGVFFSCNTEFNTGQPPQDSPYGRWRFQIPAQRLFNPSTNLYFADFYCMYTAYHYAILVLAPKGSLGDRFCRDRLPLLDIACNKFLTCSVEDGELVFRHAQDLILEIIYTEPVDLSLGTLGEISGHQLMSLSTADAKKDPSCKTCNISVGR; this is translated from the exons ATGGAGCTTCTGTCCACGCCCCACAGCATCGAGGTCAGCAACGTCACCTGCGACTCATTCCGCATCTCCTGGGCCATGGAGAATAGTGACCTGGAGAGGGTCACCCACTACTTCATCGACCTGAACAAGAAGGAGAATAAGAACTCCAACAAGTTCAAGCACCGG GATGTCCCCACCAAGCTTGTTGCCAAGGCTGTGCCACTGCCTATGACGGTGAGAGGCCACTGGTTCCTGAGTCCCCGCACTGAATACAGTGTGGCAGTGCAGACTGCCGTGAAGCAGAGCGACGGGGAGTACCTGGTGTCTGGCTGGAGTGAGACAGTCGAGTTCTGCACTGGGG ATTATGCCAAGGAGCACCTGGCCCAGCTACAGGAGAAGGCTGAGCAGATTGCAGGCCGCATGCTCCGCTTCTCTGTCTTCTACCGCAACCATCACAAGGAGTACTTCCAGCATGCCAG GACCCACTGCGGGAACATGCTGCAACCCTACCTGAAGGACAACAGCGGCAGCCACGGCTCCCCGACCAGCGGCATGCTCCACGGCGTCTTCTTCAGCTGCAATACGGAGTTCAACACTGGCCAGCCCCCGCAGGACTCCCCCTACGGCCGCTGGCGCTTCCAGATCCCTGCCCAGCGCCTTTTCAACCCCAGCACCAACCTCTACTTTGCGGACTTCTACTGTATGTACACGGCCTACCACTACGCCATTCTGGTGCTGGCCCCCAAGGGTTCCCTGGGGGACCGCTTCTGCCGCGACCGTCTGCCTCTCCTGGACATTGCCTGCAACAAGTTCCTGACCTGCAGCGTGGAGGACGGGGAGCTGGTCTTCCGCCATGCCCAGGACCTCATCCTGGAGATCATCTACACCGAGCCGGTTGACCTGTCCCTGGGCACCCTGGGGGAGATCAGCGGGCACCAGCTGATGAGCCTGTCCACCGCCGACGCCAAGAAAGACCCCAGCTGCAAGACCTGCAACATCAGCGTGGGCCGCTAG